ATTAATGCTATACGAAGAATATTGATTATGACCATGTCTATAAACGTTTTATCTTCGTTTCATTTATACAATCCTTGTCGGAAACtcattaaaatgaataaagacaAACTGCTTATTTCAGTGTCAGAGCTACCAACATTGCGCTGCAACTAAGACTATATCTACAGTGGAAGTTCCAACAACTACCATGACATCTTTCACCTCTGCGCTAACAACCCAGACCCCAACTCATTCAACTACTGAAAACCCAACTACTACCATGACATCCTCAACATCTGAACCAACAACCCAGACCCCAACTCGTTCAACTACTGAAAATCCAACTTCTACCACGGCAGCTGTCACCTCTGCACTTACAACCCAGACCCCAACTCGTTCCACTACTGAAAACCCAACTACTACCACGGCAGCTGTCACCTCTGCACTTACAACCAACTTCCCAACTCATTCAACTACTGAAAACCCGACTACTACCACGACGACTTCAACCCCTGAGCCAGCAACCCCTACTCCAGCTTATTCAACTACTACCACGACAACTTCCACCTCTGCGCCAACAATCCCCCTACCAACTCATTCAACAACTGAAAACCCAACTACGATCACGACAGCCTTAACCCCGGCGCCAACAACCGTAACCCAAACTCATTCACCTACTGAAAACTTAACTTCAGCTTCGTCAACATCCGCCATCCCTACTCCTCTAACAACTGAAATCCTAACTACTCCCTCTACAGCACGTGGAACCAATACAACGTCTCCCACCACAAAATCCACAAGTACCACAATGCCAGCCATCACGGCACAATCTACAACCACAATACAAGCCACTACTTCACAGACAACGACAACCCGATCTACCACCACCTCTCCAACTAGCCCTTCGCCAACAACAACCACGGCTCTATCCAACACCGCAACGCAAGCCAACACTAAAACGGTCATTACTACCACAGCGTCATACGTCACGAAATCGCCGTCCTCCACAACACAGTCAATGGCCTTGACACCACCCACCACTTCGTCGCTTACTACAATAACACAGCCGACAGCAACCACTTCTCAAACTACCAATGGAGTGTCAACAACTACCACAGC
This genomic stretch from Pecten maximus chromosome 13, xPecMax1.1, whole genome shotgun sequence harbors:
- the LOC117341150 gene encoding mucin-2-like yields the protein MTSFTSALTTQTPTHSTTENPTTTMTSSTSEPTTQTPTRSTTENPTSTTAAVTSALTTQTPTRSTTENPTTTTAAVTSALTTNFPTHSTTENPTTTTTTSTPEPATPTPAYSTTTTTTSTSAPTIPLPTHSTTENPTTITTALTPAPTTVTQTHSPTENLTSASSTSAIPTPLTTEILTTPSTARGTNTTSPTTKSTSTTMPAITAQSTTTIQATTSQTTTTRSTTTSPTSPSPTTTTALSNTATQANTKTVITTTASYVTKSPSSTTQSMALTPPTTSSLTTITQPTATTSQTTNGVSTTTTAPTTIKLSKPTNGYLETTTATGHIATHNNPRTTNKTTTSTAATSTTATDTTETRTTLTTAKSVTASVDVLLSVVQRKGEYIGSSVSCSYTCTFKIDTHLTEMERVQILKQKIALLKRQLAVNKTQLSSTRRRKTSAVDDRPSAAVIGFMGVTVYGVFSALILLFDLPLFLRGCLQTCVNIRNTSYRHV